From a single Nocardioides panacis genomic region:
- the hppD gene encoding 4-hydroxyphenylpyruvate dioxygenase, translated as MTDSLTHALTPDELKADLTLEQLQQLVGLVEYDEERDVFPVTGWDSIVFVVGNATQTAHYYQSAWGMHLEAYSGPENGNRDHKSFVLRSGSIRFVINGAVDPDSPLVEHHRVHGDGVVDIALEVPDVDRCVAQARKAGASVVREPEDITDEHGTIRIAAIATYGETRHTLVDRSRYDGPYLPGYVAAESRWVKREGEPKRLFQALDHIVGNVELGRMEQWVSFYNEVMGFVNMAEFIGDDIATDYSALMSKVVANGNHRVKFPLNEPAIAARKSQIDEYLEFYRGPGAQHLALACNDILATVDALRANGVEFLDTPDSYYEDPALRERIGNVRVPIEELQSRKILVDRDEDGYLLQIFTKPLGDRPTVFFELIERHGSLGFGKGNFKALFEAIEREQDKRGNL; from the coding sequence ATGACCGACTCCCTGACGCACGCGCTGACCCCCGACGAGCTCAAGGCCGACCTGACCCTGGAGCAGCTCCAGCAGCTGGTCGGGCTGGTGGAGTACGACGAGGAGCGCGACGTCTTCCCGGTCACCGGCTGGGACTCGATCGTGTTCGTCGTCGGCAACGCGACCCAGACCGCGCACTACTACCAGTCCGCGTGGGGCATGCACCTCGAGGCCTACTCCGGCCCGGAGAACGGCAACCGCGACCACAAGTCCTTCGTGCTGCGCTCCGGCTCGATCCGGTTCGTGATCAACGGCGCCGTCGACCCGGACAGCCCGCTCGTCGAGCACCACCGCGTGCACGGCGACGGTGTCGTGGACATCGCGCTGGAGGTCCCCGACGTGGACCGCTGCGTCGCCCAGGCCCGGAAGGCCGGCGCGAGCGTGGTCCGCGAGCCCGAGGACATCACCGACGAGCACGGCACGATCCGGATCGCCGCCATCGCGACGTACGGCGAGACCCGGCACACGCTGGTCGACCGCAGCCGGTACGACGGGCCCTACCTCCCGGGCTACGTCGCAGCCGAGAGCCGGTGGGTCAAGCGCGAGGGCGAGCCGAAGCGGCTGTTCCAGGCCCTCGACCACATCGTCGGCAACGTCGAGCTCGGCAGGATGGAGCAGTGGGTCTCGTTCTACAACGAGGTGATGGGCTTCGTGAACATGGCGGAGTTCATCGGCGACGACATCGCCACCGACTACTCGGCGCTGATGAGCAAGGTCGTCGCCAACGGCAACCACCGGGTGAAGTTCCCCCTCAACGAGCCGGCGATCGCCGCGCGCAAGTCGCAGATCGACGAGTACCTCGAGTTCTACCGCGGCCCGGGCGCCCAGCACCTCGCGCTGGCCTGCAACGACATCCTCGCGACCGTCGACGCCCTGCGCGCCAACGGCGTGGAGTTCCTCGACACCCCGGACTCCTACTACGAGGACCCGGCGCTGCGCGAGCGGATCGGCAACGTGCGGGTGCCGATCGAGGAGCTGCAGTCGCGCAAGATCCTGGTCGACCGCGACGAGGACGGCTACCTGCTGCAGATCTTCACCAAGCCGCTCGGCGACCG
- a CDS encoding Lrp/AsnC family transcriptional regulator — MDDLDATLLHLLADEPRIGVLEASRRLGVARGTVQARLDKLAAAGVIEGWGPELDPEALGYPVTAFLTLEIRQGAGHVSVARHLARIPEVLEAVTITGAGDMWARVVARSNTDLQRVIDAVLSDAGIVRSSTVIALATQIPYRVLPLMDASVAGPGDG; from the coding sequence GTGGACGATCTGGACGCCACCCTGCTGCATCTGCTGGCGGACGAGCCACGCATCGGGGTGCTCGAGGCGTCCCGGCGGCTCGGCGTCGCCCGGGGCACCGTGCAGGCCCGGCTCGACAAGCTCGCCGCCGCCGGGGTGATCGAGGGCTGGGGTCCCGAGCTGGACCCGGAGGCGCTGGGCTACCCGGTCACCGCCTTCCTGACCCTGGAGATCCGGCAGGGGGCCGGCCACGTGTCGGTGGCCCGGCACCTGGCCCGGATCCCCGAGGTGCTCGAGGCGGTCACGATCACCGGCGCCGGGGACATGTGGGCGCGGGTGGTGGCCCGCTCCAACACCGACCTCCAGCGGGTGATCGACGCGGTGCTCTCCGACGCCGGCATCGTCCGCTCGTCGACGGTGATCGCGCTGGCCACCCAGATCCCCTACCGAGTCCTGCCGTTGATGGACGCCAGTGTCGCGGGTCCCGGGGACGGGTAG
- a CDS encoding FGGY-family carbohydrate kinase — translation MAGPREAVGETPTGLVLAPGTGDNMGAALGLELEPGDVVVSLGTSGTVFAVAERPAADPSGIVAGFADATGRFLPLVCTLNAARVIGAALTMAGAELADLDRLALSVDDTAGLVLLPFLDGERTPALPDATGMLHGLTRANATPAHLVRASVEGMLCGLADAVAPLEASGVTPRRIVLIGGAARSAAVQRIAAGLFALPVAVPVPAEYVALGAARQAAWTLSQDETAPRWKREETVVQPDPASAGYYRRVRESYSAVLAGAQPLLTR, via the coding sequence GTGGCCGGACCGCGCGAGGCGGTCGGCGAGACGCCCACCGGCCTCGTGCTGGCGCCCGGCACCGGCGACAACATGGGCGCCGCGCTCGGCCTCGAGCTCGAGCCCGGCGACGTGGTCGTCTCGCTCGGCACCAGCGGCACCGTGTTCGCGGTCGCCGAGCGGCCCGCCGCCGACCCGAGCGGCATCGTCGCCGGGTTCGCCGACGCGACCGGCCGGTTCCTGCCGCTGGTGTGCACCCTGAACGCCGCCCGGGTGATCGGGGCGGCGCTGACGATGGCCGGCGCCGAGCTGGCCGACCTCGACCGGCTCGCGCTCTCGGTCGACGACACCGCCGGCCTGGTGCTGCTGCCCTTCCTCGACGGCGAGCGCACCCCGGCGCTGCCGGACGCCACCGGGATGCTGCACGGACTGACCCGCGCCAACGCGACGCCGGCCCACCTGGTCCGCGCGTCGGTGGAGGGCATGCTCTGCGGGCTGGCCGACGCCGTCGCGCCCCTGGAGGCCTCCGGCGTCACCCCCCGGCGCATCGTGCTGATCGGCGGGGCGGCCCGCTCGGCCGCCGTGCAACGGATCGCCGCCGGGCTGTTCGCGCTCCCGGTCGCCGTACCGGTGCCCGCGGAGTACGTCGCCCTCGGTGCCGCCCGCCAGGCCGCGTGGACGCTCTCGCAGGACGAGACGGCGCCGCGCTGGAAGCGGGAGGAGACCGTCGTGCAGCCCGACCCGGCCTCCGCGGGCTACTACCGCCGGGTGCGGGAGTCCTACTCCGCCGTGCTCGCCGGCGCGCAGCCCCTGCTCACCCGCTGA
- a CDS encoding IclR family transcriptional regulator, giving the protein MAAETSQTLDRGLRALRTLAATPGGMSITALAAEIGVNRTVVYRLVATLEQHGLARRDASGRLHVGLGVLALARGLQPVLRELAGPVLRSLAEEVGCTAHLTVADGGEALAIAVVEPSWTDYHVAYRVGARHALDQGAAGRAILLGRGEGGAATYVETVGEIQPGARGVAAPVLGVEGLEASVGIVSLGELDGPVVGPLVVAAAAQVSARLS; this is encoded by the coding sequence ATGGCGGCGGAGACCTCCCAGACCCTGGACCGCGGACTGCGCGCCCTGCGGACGCTGGCGGCCACGCCCGGTGGCATGAGCATCACCGCGCTGGCCGCCGAGATCGGCGTGAACCGCACCGTGGTCTACCGGCTGGTCGCCACCCTCGAGCAGCACGGCCTGGCCCGGCGCGACGCGAGCGGGCGGCTGCACGTCGGGCTCGGCGTCCTGGCGCTGGCCCGGGGGCTGCAGCCGGTGCTGCGCGAGCTGGCCGGCCCGGTGCTCCGGTCGCTGGCCGAGGAGGTCGGCTGCACCGCGCACCTCACGGTCGCGGACGGGGGCGAGGCGCTGGCGATCGCGGTCGTCGAGCCCAGCTGGACCGACTACCACGTGGCCTACCGGGTCGGCGCGCGTCACGCCCTGGACCAGGGGGCCGCCGGTCGGGCGATCCTGCTCGGCCGCGGGGAGGGTGGCGCAGCGACGTACGTGGAGACGGTGGGGGAGATCCAGCCCGGCGCGCGCGGCGTCGCAGCCCCGGTGCTCGGCGTCGAGGGGCTCGAGGCGTCGGTCGGCATCGTGTCACTGGGCGAGCTCGACGGCCCGGTGGTCGGACCCCTGGTGGTCGCGGCCGCGGCGCAGGTCTCCGCCCGGCTGTCCTGA